One part of the Gemmatimonadaceae bacterium genome encodes these proteins:
- a CDS encoding phospho-N-acetylmuramoyl-pentapeptide-transferase: protein MLYTLLQPYARDIRVLNLLNYITFRSAAAFVTALVVSFVMGPFIIKRLRAMAVHQVVRAGTPDSHAGKGTTPTMGGLIILVASILPVLLWARLDNRYVLLAVTVMLWMGAIGFLDDYLKLRQKRAGLKNEGLVERYKLAGQVTCGIGLGLWLWLAPLSTLPGASTTLPFVKYLIIVPASGALAWLYVGWVTFILTGFSNAVNLTDGLDGLASGLMAIAVLTLGLFAYVAGRVDTSAYLQIFYLRGAGELTVFCGAVVGACIGFLWYNAHPAQVFMGDTGALALGGALGAIAILLKSEFLLLIVGAVFVAETLSVILQRTVFKYRRRRYGLDYAQKHRVFRRAPLHHHFEMLGWPESQVVIRFWILGVLCAILALSTLKLR from the coding sequence TTGCTCTATACGCTCCTGCAGCCCTACGCGCGCGACATCCGCGTTCTCAACTTGCTCAATTACATCACGTTCCGGTCGGCTGCTGCGTTTGTGACCGCGTTGGTGGTGTCGTTCGTGATGGGGCCTTTCATTATCAAGCGGCTGCGGGCCATGGCGGTCCATCAGGTGGTGCGTGCCGGCACGCCCGACTCGCACGCGGGCAAGGGCACCACGCCGACCATGGGCGGTCTCATCATTCTCGTCGCCTCCATTCTGCCGGTATTGCTCTGGGCGCGCCTCGACAATCGATACGTCCTGCTGGCCGTGACCGTGATGTTATGGATGGGGGCCATTGGGTTTCTGGACGACTATCTCAAGCTGCGTCAGAAGCGCGCCGGCCTGAAGAACGAAGGGTTGGTGGAGCGTTACAAGCTGGCGGGACAGGTCACGTGTGGCATCGGACTGGGATTGTGGCTGTGGTTGGCGCCGCTGTCGACGCTACCGGGTGCATCCACCACGCTGCCGTTCGTGAAGTACCTCATCATTGTGCCAGCATCAGGGGCGCTGGCGTGGCTGTATGTCGGCTGGGTGACGTTCATCCTCACCGGCTTCAGCAATGCCGTCAATCTGACGGACGGACTCGATGGTCTCGCGTCGGGGTTGATGGCCATCGCCGTGCTGACGCTGGGACTGTTTGCCTACGTCGCTGGTCGTGTGGACACCAGCGCCTACCTGCAGATCTTCTATCTGCGCGGCGCGGGCGAACTGACGGTGTTCTGCGGCGCGGTTGTCGGCGCCTGCATCGGCTTTCTCTGGTACAACGCGCATCCGGCCCAGGTGTTCATGGGGGACACCGGTGCGCTGGCTCTTGGTGGCGCGCTGGGCGCGATCGCCATTCTGCTCAAGAGCGAATTCCTGTTGCTCATTGTCGGCGCGGTGTTCGTCGCGGAAACGCTGTCGGTCATCCTGCAGCGCACGGTGTTCAAGTACCGTCGCCGTCGCTATGGCCTCGACTACGCGCAGAAACATCGGGTATTTCGACGGGCCCCGCTGCATCATCACTTCGAGATGCTGGGATGGCCGGAATCACAGGTGGTCATTCGCTTCTGGATTCTCGGTGTGCTCTGCGCGATTCTCGCGCTCAGTACGCTCAAATTGCGCTGA
- the murD gene encoding UDP-N-acetylmuramoyl-L-alanine--D-glutamate ligase, producing the protein MSDPRNARGLTSPELAALVARRLAERDGEFAVVGLARSGTAAVRLLRAAGLSVYASDASASAAVHDTAAQLEGVGAKVQVGGHDLARLARAAVVVVSPGIPPEAAPLAAARAAGVPIVSEVEIALRLQPALRVIATTGTNGKTTTTALIGHLLRALGHDAVDVGNIGTPVSEIGLRAVPPTWASLEMSSFQLHDTPGFLPDVGVLTTLSPDHLDRYASVADYYADKARLFGNASVSSQWVVTADSEDVTAMVQGVPGRMYRFSTQRQDVEAFFDRTSGLLHVLGAPVVARERLALTGDHNVANALAALLAVMVADPTHATPGARDRLAAAIATFHALPHRLEPVADRQGVLWLNDSKATNVASTQVALAGMTRPTILLLGGRHKGEAYTSLVPQLLRIAKVVLAYGEAGRLIATDLDAPLHGRVMFEPLGDAPFAAVVARARQLSSPGDVVLLSPACSSYDMFANYEDRGRAFARLAQGAAS; encoded by the coding sequence ATGAGTGATCCACGCAATGCACGCGGACTGACGTCACCGGAGTTGGCCGCCCTGGTGGCGCGGCGTCTGGCCGAACGCGACGGGGAATTCGCCGTGGTCGGACTGGCCCGCAGCGGCACCGCCGCAGTGCGACTGCTGCGCGCCGCCGGGTTGTCCGTGTATGCCTCTGATGCCTCGGCCAGTGCGGCGGTGCACGATACCGCGGCACAGCTTGAGGGTGTCGGTGCGAAGGTGCAGGTAGGCGGACACGATTTGGCGCGGCTCGCGCGCGCGGCCGTGGTGGTGGTGAGTCCGGGCATCCCGCCGGAGGCCGCGCCGCTGGCGGCGGCCCGCGCGGCGGGCGTCCCGATTGTCAGCGAGGTCGAGATTGCGTTACGGCTGCAACCGGCGCTTCGGGTCATTGCCACCACCGGGACCAACGGCAAGACCACCACGACCGCCCTCATTGGCCACTTGCTGCGGGCCCTCGGGCACGACGCCGTCGATGTCGGAAACATCGGCACGCCGGTGTCGGAAATCGGACTGCGCGCGGTGCCACCGACGTGGGCCTCACTGGAGATGTCCTCGTTCCAATTGCATGACACGCCCGGATTCCTTCCCGATGTCGGCGTGCTGACCACACTCAGCCCCGATCATCTCGACCGCTATGCGAGCGTCGCCGACTACTACGCCGACAAGGCGCGGTTGTTTGGCAATGCGTCGGTCTCATCGCAATGGGTCGTGACCGCTGATAGCGAGGACGTGACGGCGATGGTTCAGGGTGTGCCCGGCCGCATGTATCGGTTCTCCACGCAGCGGCAGGACGTCGAGGCATTCTTCGACAGGACGAGCGGCCTGCTGCACGTGCTGGGCGCGCCCGTGGTTGCCCGCGAACGACTGGCCTTGACCGGCGATCACAACGTGGCGAATGCACTGGCCGCACTGCTGGCGGTCATGGTCGCCGATCCAACGCATGCCACGCCGGGCGCGCGCGATCGACTGGCGGCCGCCATTGCCACGTTTCATGCCCTGCCGCATCGACTCGAACCCGTGGCCGATCGTCAGGGCGTCCTCTGGCTCAATGATTCGAAAGCCACCAACGTGGCGTCAACGCAGGTGGCGTTGGCCGGCATGACGCGCCCCACCATCCTGTTGCTCGGTGGTCGACACAAGGGGGAAGCGTACACGTCGCTCGTCCCGCAGCTGCTGCGCATTGCCAAGGTCGTACTGGCATACGGCGAGGCCGGACGTCTCATCGCGACTGATCTGGACGCTCCCTTGCACGGGCGCGTGATGTTCGAGCCTCTGGGCGATGCACCGTTCGCCGCCGTGGTCGCGCGTGCTCGGCAACTCTCGTCGCCGGGCGACGTGGTGCTGCTGTCTCCGGCCTGCTCCAGCTACGACATGTTTGCCAACTACGAAGATCGCGGTCGCGCATTCGCGCGATTGGCGCAGGGCGCCGCGTCGTGA
- a CDS encoding cell division protein FtsW encodes MNAPSLPGTRERWRMGVEARALLLVTAALVAFGLAVLYSASALVAINAGSPGHYYVLRQATGVVVGMVLFALMAKFDAEIWRRFAWPIMGLSLFLMLIIILPGTESISGRLYGSRRYLFNGSMQPSELAKFAVLVWTPMLLVKKGDAVRRLGKGLLPFVVVIGALSVLAILEPDYSVAMMFCLLMAVLLFVGGARVAHFIFLGALAVPLLVQQASKSTYVRERVRSFLAHEESDSTRKASTGDQQYQSLVAVGSGGALGVGFGQGNQQRGWLPLAYNDFVGSVVGEEFGFVGVAGLTIAFALYGWLGFRIARNARSPFCSLLATGLTFTTVLTAFIHIGVVIGLLPNTGLTLPFVSYGRSNLVLTLAMTGILVNIGSDRERVYGVSATDPLVVRPT; translated from the coding sequence GTGAACGCGCCAAGCTTGCCGGGAACGCGAGAGCGATGGCGCATGGGGGTGGAGGCGCGCGCCCTGCTGTTGGTCACCGCGGCGCTGGTGGCCTTTGGTCTGGCGGTGCTGTACAGCGCCAGTGCCTTGGTGGCCATCAACGCGGGAAGCCCAGGGCATTACTATGTGCTGCGGCAAGCCACCGGGGTGGTGGTGGGGATGGTGCTGTTTGCACTGATGGCCAAGTTTGACGCGGAAATCTGGCGACGATTTGCCTGGCCGATCATGGGACTCAGTCTGTTCCTGATGTTGATCATCATCCTGCCGGGGACCGAGTCGATCTCGGGACGGCTGTACGGGTCGCGCCGCTATCTGTTCAACGGCTCCATGCAACCGTCGGAACTCGCGAAGTTCGCCGTGCTGGTGTGGACACCGATGCTGCTCGTGAAGAAGGGGGACGCCGTTCGTCGTCTCGGGAAAGGCCTGCTGCCGTTCGTGGTGGTCATCGGCGCGTTGAGCGTGCTGGCGATTCTGGAGCCTGACTATTCAGTGGCGATGATGTTCTGTCTCCTCATGGCCGTGCTGCTGTTCGTCGGCGGCGCCCGGGTGGCGCACTTCATCTTCCTGGGCGCGCTGGCGGTGCCGTTGCTGGTGCAGCAGGCCTCGAAAAGCACCTACGTTCGTGAGCGGGTTCGCAGCTTCCTGGCACACGAAGAGAGCGATTCCACCCGGAAGGCGTCAACCGGCGATCAGCAGTATCAGTCGCTGGTAGCCGTGGGGTCCGGGGGCGCACTCGGCGTCGGTTTCGGGCAAGGCAATCAGCAGCGTGGCTGGTTGCCCCTGGCCTACAACGACTTCGTTGGATCGGTGGTCGGCGAAGAGTTTGGATTCGTCGGTGTCGCGGGCCTCACCATCGCCTTCGCGCTGTACGGGTGGCTTGGCTTCCGCATCGCACGCAACGCGCGCTCGCCGTTTTGTTCACTCCTCGCCACCGGACTCACCTTCACGACCGTCCTCACGGCGTTCATCCACATCGGGGTCGTGATCGGATTGTTGCCCAATACGGGGCTCACCCTCCCGTTTGTCTCGTATGGCCGGTCTAACCTGGTACTGACTCTGGCCATGACCGGGATCCTGGTGAACATCGGCAGCGATCGGGAACGGGTATATGGCGTGAGTGCCACCGATCCGTTGGTCGTCCGGCCCACCTAG
- a CDS encoding UDP-N-acetylglucosamine--N-acetylmuramyl-(pentapeptide) pyrophosphoryl-undecaprenol N-acetylglucosamine transferase codes for MADSARRRVWFAGGGTGGHLYPALAIARALVRHDGAFAPLFIGAHRGIERDVLPTTEFPHTLLDLHPLYRRTPWNNWRTAVGAIGAWRALSRLALSERPEAVIGTGGYVAGVALAWARAHGVPTVLHESDSHPGMTTRVFARGARAVYLGFPEATRFLSTSPQADVRALGAPIEMPPVDRLARAAARAVWNLPADAFVVLAFGGSQGARALNEAMAAWCAKDLPNGVALIWATGRAQASAYLDRESSMVRVRPYLSPIADAYAAADLAITRAGAISIAELCAWGIPSVLVPLPTAAQDHQAHNATVVAASGAAVHLPQSQLSVARLESIVNELRSHPQRLDAMRHAARERARPSAADDIAKSIKDLLTAR; via the coding sequence GTGGCTGATTCCGCACGACGCCGAGTTTGGTTTGCCGGTGGCGGCACCGGCGGGCACCTATACCCCGCACTGGCCATTGCCCGCGCATTGGTACGCCATGACGGCGCCTTCGCCCCGCTGTTCATCGGCGCGCACCGCGGTATCGAACGTGACGTACTGCCGACCACCGAATTCCCGCACACGCTTCTGGACCTGCATCCCCTCTATCGTCGGACGCCCTGGAACAATTGGCGGACGGCGGTCGGCGCGATCGGGGCGTGGCGCGCGTTGTCTCGCCTCGCCCTGAGCGAAAGACCGGAGGCGGTCATTGGCACCGGTGGCTATGTGGCGGGGGTGGCGCTCGCGTGGGCCCGCGCGCACGGCGTGCCGACGGTCCTGCATGAATCGGATAGTCATCCGGGAATGACAACCCGTGTCTTTGCCAGGGGCGCGCGTGCCGTCTATCTGGGATTCCCGGAAGCCACGCGATTCCTTTCGACATCGCCGCAGGCCGATGTTCGGGCACTCGGCGCGCCAATCGAAATGCCACCGGTGGACCGGCTTGCTCGCGCTGCGGCGCGCGCCGTGTGGAATCTGCCGGCGGACGCCTTCGTGGTGCTGGCGTTTGGTGGGAGCCAGGGTGCCCGCGCGCTGAATGAGGCGATGGCGGCTTGGTGCGCCAAGGACCTCCCCAATGGCGTGGCGCTCATCTGGGCCACGGGTCGCGCTCAGGCATCCGCGTATTTGGATAGGGAGTCGAGCATGGTGCGGGTTCGGCCGTACCTGAGTCCGATTGCCGACGCGTACGCCGCCGCCGATCTGGCAATCACCCGAGCTGGTGCCATCAGTATCGCCGAGTTGTGCGCGTGGGGGATTCCGTCAGTGCTGGTTCCGCTGCCGACCGCAGCGCAGGACCATCAGGCGCACAATGCGACGGTGGTGGCGGCGAGCGGTGCGGCGGTCCACTTGCCGCAGTCGCAACTGAGTGTCGCACGACTGGAATCGATCGTGAATGAACTCAGGTCACATCCCCAGCGACTTGATGCGATGCGTCATGCCGCCCGTGAGCGCGCACGCCCATCGGCGGCCGACGACATCGCGAAGTCGATCAAGGATTTGCTGACCGCTCGGTGA
- the murC gene encoding UDP-N-acetylmuramate--L-alanine ligase — MISLLLDTTDSRPVHFIGIAGAGMSALAELLARRGVAVVGTDANPGGAPDLAALGIAVSAHDAALVAQARAVVYSSAIPAMHPEMVAARQRELPVIRRAEALADAVSGGTLVGIAGTHGKTTTTVMTTEALAAAGRDPTGVVGGRVGSWGGNLRLGRVGADGAVYVVEADEYDRSFLALQPAVAVVLNVEADHLDIYRDLDDIERAFEMFLSPARVVVRCADDAGAMALRVASSREVFAYSATVSGEAPATHASDARLIAQALTLSASGARFDVVFDGQSLGEIELSVPGVHNVRNALAAIGAGLALGCTVPAMAPGLSAFRGVERRFQRLGSARDIDVVDDYAHHPTEVAATLAAARHAFPGRRLVVAFQPHLYSRTVDLQREFAEALSAADLLFLCDIYGAREAPRPGASSALIGDRLPPGLLEWSGPRTDAAQALRHVVRAGDVVITMGAGDVTRTGPELLGALRT, encoded by the coding sequence ATGATTTCGTTGCTGCTCGATACCACCGATTCGCGACCCGTGCATTTCATCGGGATTGCCGGCGCTGGCATGAGCGCGCTCGCCGAGTTGCTGGCGCGGCGCGGTGTTGCGGTCGTGGGAACAGATGCGAACCCGGGTGGCGCTCCCGACCTCGCGGCGCTTGGCATTGCCGTTTCGGCGCATGACGCCGCGCTGGTCGCACAGGCCAGGGCGGTCGTGTACTCGTCTGCGATCCCGGCCATGCACCCGGAGATGGTCGCGGCGCGTCAGCGCGAGTTGCCGGTCATTCGTCGGGCAGAGGCCCTTGCCGATGCTGTCAGCGGCGGGACGTTGGTGGGAATCGCCGGGACCCACGGCAAGACCACTACTACGGTCATGACCACCGAAGCGCTCGCGGCCGCCGGGCGCGACCCGACGGGCGTGGTCGGCGGTCGCGTGGGGAGTTGGGGCGGCAACCTGAGGCTGGGCCGTGTGGGTGCCGACGGGGCCGTGTACGTGGTGGAGGCCGATGAGTACGATCGGTCCTTTCTCGCGCTGCAACCCGCTGTCGCGGTTGTCCTCAATGTCGAAGCGGACCATCTCGACATCTATCGGGATCTGGACGACATCGAACGCGCCTTTGAGATGTTTCTCTCACCCGCCCGCGTGGTGGTGCGCTGCGCCGACGACGCGGGCGCCATGGCCCTGCGCGTGGCGAGCAGTCGGGAGGTTTTCGCGTACTCGGCGACCGTCAGCGGGGAGGCCCCGGCGACTCACGCCAGCGATGCCCGACTGATTGCGCAGGCGTTGACGCTTTCGGCGTCCGGCGCGCGCTTTGATGTCGTATTTGATGGTCAGTCGCTGGGCGAGATTGAGCTGTCCGTGCCTGGCGTGCATAATGTGCGCAACGCGCTTGCGGCCATCGGGGCCGGGCTCGCGCTCGGGTGCACGGTACCGGCCATGGCGCCGGGGCTGTCGGCATTTCGCGGTGTGGAACGCCGCTTCCAGCGATTGGGTTCGGCGCGCGATATCGACGTGGTCGACGATTATGCGCACCATCCCACTGAGGTGGCGGCAACGCTGGCCGCCGCACGACATGCGTTTCCCGGACGACGTCTGGTTGTGGCGTTCCAGCCGCATCTCTATTCGCGAACGGTTGACCTGCAGCGTGAATTCGCCGAGGCGCTGTCGGCCGCCGATCTGCTCTTCTTGTGCGACATCTACGGGGCACGCGAGGCGCCGCGTCCCGGCGCCAGTTCGGCATTGATCGGGGATCGCCTTCCTCCGGGCCTCCTTGAGTGGAGCGGGCCCCGTACCGATGCCGCGCAGGCGCTCCGGCATGTCGTGCGCGCAGGCGATGTCGTGATCACGATGGGGGCCGGCGATGTCACGCGGACCGGTCCGGAACTGCTCGGGGCGTTGCGCACATGA
- a CDS encoding FtsQ-type POTRA domain-containing protein, which produces MTVGMPQTMSLSFESDTAVTRGAGASSSVPRRPWRDRPRWQRRLATIATVAAAGALIAGPWWGPLALSRLDFFHVRTVEFQGVRYAKASELVQRLKVDTTQSVWQPLDSLVARVSAHPMVLRVDVVRDLPGTLRVLVTERTPVAFVSVKGGLQPADATGALLPIDPSTNPLDMPVVASADSALLGVLDGLRENAPALYARVTQARRVGRDELRFSLTGGTVGAAGPAMVNAIIVRSTSDVTVARFRDILPVEADLARNHLRVVELDLRFRDQVIARQP; this is translated from the coding sequence ATGACCGTTGGCATGCCGCAGACCATGTCCTTGTCCTTCGAGTCGGACACGGCGGTCACACGTGGCGCCGGTGCGTCGAGTAGCGTTCCCCGTCGCCCGTGGCGCGATCGGCCGCGTTGGCAGCGCCGCCTGGCCACCATTGCCACGGTTGCCGCTGCCGGCGCATTGATCGCCGGTCCGTGGTGGGGGCCGCTGGCCCTGTCTCGGCTGGACTTCTTCCATGTGCGTACCGTCGAATTCCAAGGCGTGCGATACGCCAAGGCGTCCGAGCTGGTACAGCGACTCAAGGTGGATACCACGCAATCCGTGTGGCAGCCGCTCGATTCGCTGGTGGCGCGTGTGAGCGCCCATCCGATGGTCCTGCGTGTCGATGTCGTTCGCGATCTGCCGGGAACGCTCCGCGTGCTGGTGACCGAACGAACGCCCGTGGCGTTCGTGTCGGTCAAAGGGGGACTTCAGCCGGCAGACGCGACCGGCGCACTGCTTCCCATCGATCCGTCAACGAATCCACTCGACATGCCGGTGGTGGCCAGCGCCGACAGCGCGCTGCTGGGTGTGCTTGACGGGCTCCGGGAGAACGCGCCTGCGCTGTACGCGCGGGTGACACAGGCGCGTCGGGTGGGCCGCGACGAACTCCGGTTCTCGTTGACCGGCGGTACGGTGGGTGCGGCCGGCCCGGCAATGGTCAACGCGATCATCGTTCGGTCCACGTCCGACGTGACCGTGGCGCGATTCCGAGACATATTACCCGTGGAAGCGGATCTTGCGCGGAACCATCTGCGCGTGGTTGAACTCGACCTTCGCTTCCGGGACCAAGTGATCGCCAGACAGCCATGA
- the ftsA gene encoding cell division protein FtsA → MTTDPIVAALDIGTAHTTAIIAAVHGDLPRAPVLRVLGIGRTRTMGLRRGVVSDIEEATRSIRKAVDEASKHAGVAPDSLYVGIAGEHVRAISSSGVVAISGDEIQRADVERVNEVARAMSIPQDRELLHAIPQEYRVDKADGIRDPVGMIGTRLETEMYLITIGSSPAMNLRKSIDRAGLKVKELVLEPLASALAVLSEEEKELGVALIELGAGSTDLAVFHEGKIRHLGTIAYGGNAVTSDIVQGLGVTQNDAEQLKEAYGCAYEPLMTVDQLIAVPATATHGERHLSRELMTHIIHQRMDEIFDKVQREIQAAGFSGRLNAGIVLTGGGASLEGVTDLAADIFGLGVRVGVPGEKIDGLVETVADPRFATVAGLALYGAHRVALGGVMTRRTQRSGAGVDKLAGRVKTWLQDFF, encoded by the coding sequence ATGACAACCGACCCAATCGTTGCCGCACTCGACATCGGTACGGCCCACACCACGGCGATCATCGCGGCCGTGCACGGGGATCTGCCGCGCGCACCCGTGCTCAGGGTGCTCGGCATCGGGCGGACGCGCACCATGGGACTGCGGCGCGGCGTGGTCTCCGATATCGAAGAGGCCACGCGATCCATCCGGAAGGCGGTGGACGAAGCCAGCAAGCATGCCGGGGTGGCACCGGACAGTCTGTACGTGGGCATCGCCGGTGAGCATGTCCGGGCGATCAGTTCCTCGGGCGTGGTGGCCATCAGCGGCGACGAGATCCAGCGCGCCGACGTCGAGCGCGTGAACGAAGTGGCGCGCGCAATGTCCATTCCGCAGGATCGCGAATTGTTGCATGCGATTCCTCAGGAATACCGGGTGGACAAGGCCGACGGCATTCGCGACCCGGTGGGCATGATCGGTACGCGGCTCGAGACTGAGATGTATCTGATCACCATCGGGAGCTCGCCGGCGATGAACCTGCGCAAGAGCATCGATCGCGCGGGACTCAAGGTGAAGGAGCTGGTGCTGGAGCCATTGGCCAGCGCCCTCGCCGTGCTGTCCGAGGAAGAGAAGGAGCTTGGGGTCGCCCTGATCGAACTCGGCGCCGGCAGCACGGACCTCGCGGTGTTTCACGAGGGAAAGATCCGTCATCTCGGCACGATCGCCTACGGCGGCAACGCGGTCACCAGCGACATTGTGCAGGGACTGGGCGTGACGCAGAACGATGCGGAGCAGCTCAAGGAAGCGTATGGGTGCGCCTACGAGCCCCTGATGACGGTCGACCAACTCATTGCCGTGCCGGCGACCGCCACGCACGGCGAACGGCATCTGTCACGCGAATTGATGACGCACATCATCCATCAACGCATGGATGAGATCTTCGACAAGGTGCAGCGGGAAATCCAAGCCGCGGGTTTTTCCGGTCGACTCAACGCCGGCATTGTGCTCACCGGCGGCGGCGCGTCGCTGGAAGGCGTCACCGACCTGGCGGCCGACATTTTCGGACTCGGAGTGCGCGTCGGGGTGCCGGGCGAGAAGATCGACGGCCTGGTGGAGACCGTGGCCGATCCGCGTTTCGCCACGGTGGCGGGACTCGCGTTGTACGGCGCGCATCGCGTGGCACTGGGTGGCGTGATGACGCGACGGACCCAGCGCAGCGGCGCGGGCGTGGACAAGCTGGCGGGTCGTGTGAAGACCTGGCTGCAGGACTTCTTCTAG
- a CDS encoding ceramidase domain-containing protein — protein sequence MKEPWTGWREASCMPDRCFCEAAQAGAVRQPANTVSSGAFLIVALLVVHRSRDAAAWRFAAATLLVGVGSAFFHASLTFWGQTADVLGMYLVATFLLLESLSRRRTWTAARQNTLYLVVNVALLALLVGLPALRRYAFGALVLAIVWSEWTNRRRGVLTAPLRLFATAIGVLAFGFGVWILDITHLLCAPTSLWQGHALWHVCGAVSAWLAYRYMGDELGTQNSELSTRYSVLGTR from the coding sequence ATGAAAGAACCATGGACCGGGTGGCGTGAGGCCAGTTGCATGCCAGACCGCTGCTTCTGCGAAGCCGCACAGGCGGGCGCGGTGCGACAGCCGGCGAACACTGTCAGCAGCGGCGCGTTCCTCATCGTGGCGCTCCTCGTGGTGCATCGCTCGCGCGACGCCGCCGCGTGGCGGTTCGCCGCCGCCACGCTTCTGGTGGGTGTGGGCTCGGCGTTCTTTCACGCGTCGCTCACCTTCTGGGGGCAAACCGCCGACGTGCTGGGGATGTATCTCGTGGCGACGTTTCTGCTGCTGGAGAGTCTGTCGCGTCGTCGCACATGGACCGCCGCGAGGCAGAACACGCTGTACCTCGTGGTCAACGTGGCGCTGCTGGCCCTCTTGGTGGGCCTTCCGGCGCTGCGCCGTTATGCGTTCGGGGCCCTGGTGCTGGCGATTGTCTGGTCGGAATGGACCAATCGTCGGCGTGGTGTGTTGACCGCGCCGCTTCGGTTATTCGCAACCGCGATCGGTGTGCTGGCGTTTGGCTTTGGCGTATGGATTCTCGATATCACGCATCTGCTGTGCGCGCCGACGAGCCTGTGGCAGGGACATGCCCTGTGGCATGTGTGTGGCGCGGTGAGTGCGTGGCTGGCATATCGCTACATGGGAGACGAACTCGGTACTCAGAACTCAGAACTCAGTACTCGGTACTCGGTACTCGGTACTCGGTAG
- the ftsZ gene encoding cell division protein FtsZ, whose product MTFEFEESATQNARMKVVGVGGGGGNAVNRMIEEHLEGVEFISVNTDAQALLNSKADVKIQIGKKLTRGLGAGARPEVGRQAIEENREDVNRVIGNADLVFVTCGMGGGTGTGAAPVICQLAREAGALTVGIVTRPFLFEGRKRMRQAEEGIAEMRKNVDTMIIVPNERLLAVVGKGIPFHEALKKADEVLLHATQGISVLISETGLVNVDFADVRTVMQNGGSALMGTGIGRGENRAMEAAQQAIASPLLDNVSISGATGVLVNITGGEDLTLGEVHQINDIVHDAVGDNAEIIFGAVHEPAMMGEIRVTVIATGFDRDLQGGLGRGSSYPPATAHGGGYGGTHTGKTGTSGGFANPNTDAPAAPSKPSVLPFPTRERQVPRPAAPPARPAWEAAQPRAPRVPPPSTSSTSSNELDDMEIPTFIRRQMD is encoded by the coding sequence ATGACCTTCGAATTCGAAGAGAGCGCCACGCAGAACGCCCGCATGAAGGTGGTGGGTGTCGGTGGCGGTGGCGGAAACGCCGTCAACCGCATGATTGAAGAGCACCTTGAAGGCGTCGAGTTCATCTCGGTGAACACCGACGCGCAAGCGCTGCTGAACTCCAAGGCCGACGTCAAGATCCAGATCGGCAAGAAGCTGACGCGCGGACTTGGCGCCGGGGCGCGTCCGGAGGTCGGACGACAGGCCATCGAGGAAAACCGCGAAGATGTCAACCGGGTGATCGGCAACGCCGATCTGGTGTTCGTCACCTGCGGCATGGGTGGCGGGACGGGAACAGGTGCCGCACCAGTCATTTGCCAACTCGCCCGCGAAGCCGGTGCGTTGACGGTTGGCATCGTGACACGGCCGTTCCTGTTTGAAGGACGCAAGCGCATGCGACAGGCCGAGGAAGGCATTGCCGAAATGCGCAAGAATGTCGATACCATGATCATCGTGCCCAACGAGCGGTTGCTGGCCGTGGTCGGGAAGGGCATTCCATTCCACGAGGCGCTCAAGAAGGCCGACGAGGTGCTCCTTCACGCCACGCAGGGCATCTCCGTGCTGATCAGCGAGACCGGCTTGGTGAACGTCGATTTCGCCGACGTGCGCACGGTCATGCAGAACGGCGGCTCGGCGCTGATGGGCACCGGTATCGGCCGTGGTGAAAACCGCGCCATGGAAGCGGCGCAACAGGCCATCGCCTCACCGTTGCTCGACAATGTGTCCATCTCTGGCGCCACCGGCGTCCTGGTGAACATCACCGGCGGAGAAGATCTCACGTTGGGTGAAGTGCACCAAATCAACGACATCGTGCACGATGCCGTGGGTGACAACGCCGAAATCATCTTCGGTGCCGTGCACGAGCCGGCGATGATGGGCGAGATTCGTGTAACCGTCATTGCGACCGGTTTCGATCGCGACCTGCAGGGGGGGCTGGGACGCGGCTCATCGTATCCGCCGGCCACAGCCCATGGGGGCGGGTATGGGGGAACGCACACGGGCAAGACGGGTACGTCCGGTGGATTCGCCAACCCCAACACCGACGCACCGGCAGCGCCTTCCAAACCCTCAGTCCTTCCGTTCCCCACTCGGGAACGGCAAGTGCCGAGACCGGCGGCGCCGCCGGCCCGTCCAGCCTGGGAAGCCGCGCAACCTCGCGCGCCACGGGTTCCCCCACCGTCGACTTCCTCCACGTCCAGCAACGAGCTTGATGACATGGAAATCCCGACGTTCATACGGAGACAGATGGATTGA